One segment of Zonotrichia albicollis isolate bZonAlb1 chromosome 4, bZonAlb1.hap1, whole genome shotgun sequence DNA contains the following:
- the GDI2 gene encoding rab GDP dissociation inhibitor beta, giving the protein MNEEYDVIVLGTGLTECILSGIMSVNGKKVLHMDRNSYYGGESASITPLEDLYKRFNLPGTPPESMGRGRDWNVDLIPKFLMANGQLVKMLLYTEVTRYLDFKVIEGSFVYKGGKIYKVPSTEAEALASSLMGLFEKRRFRKFLVYVANFDENDPRTFEGVDPKKTTMRDVYKKFDLGQDVIDFTGHALALYRTDDYLDQPCQETINRIKLYSESLARYGKSPYLYPLYGLGELPQGFARLSAIYGGTYMLNKPIEEIVIENGKVVGVKSEGEVARCKQLICDPSYVSDRVTKVGQVIRVICILSHPIKNTNDANSCQIIIPQNQVNRKSDIYVCMISSAHNVAAQGKYIAIASTTVETADPEKEIKPALDLLEPIEQKFVSISDLFAPTDPGTESQIFISRTYDATTHFETTCDDIKDIYKRMMGSEFDFEEMKRKKNDIYGEEEQQ; this is encoded by the exons GAATGCATCCTCTCCGGGATTATGTCAGTGAATGGAAAGAAAGTCCTTCACATGGATCGGAACTCGTACTATGGAGGGGAAAGTGCTTCCATTACACCCCTGGAAGAT CTCTACAAAAGGTTTAATCTCCCGGGAACTCCACCAGAATCTATGGGGCGGGGAAGAGACTGGAACGTGGACCTCATTCCTAAATTCCTTATGGCTAATG GTCAGTTGGTAAAGATGCTGCTCTACACAGAAGTCACTCGTTACTTGGACTTCAAGGTGATCGAGGGCAGCTTTGTCTACAAGGGAGGAAAGATCTACAAAGTTCCTTCCACTGAGGCAGAAGCTTTGGCCTCCA GTTTGATGGGTCTGTTTGAGAAGCGCCGCTTCAGGAAGTTCCTGGTGTACGTGGCCAACTTTGACGAGAACGACCCGCGGACCTTCGAGGGCGTGGACCCCAAGAAAACCACCATGAGGGATGTGTACAAGAAGTTTGACCTGGGCCAGGATGTCATTGACTTCACAGGCCATGCCCTCGCTCTCTACAGGACTGATGA CTATCTAGATCAACCCTGCCAAGAAACAATCAACAGGATCAAGCTGTACAGCGAGTCCCTGGCTCGGTACGGGAAGAGCCCCTACCTGTACCCCCTGTATGGCCTTGGAGAGCTGCCCCAGGGATTTGCAAG GCTCAGTGCAATCTACGGAGGCACCTACATGCTCAACAAGCCCATCGAGGAGATCGTCATCGAGAACGGCAAAGTGGTCGGGGTCAAGTCTGAGGGGGAG GTGGCTCGCTGCAAACAGCTCATCTGCGACCCCAGCTACGTGTCGGACCGCGTGACCAAGGTGGGCCAGGTGATCCGCGTCATCTGCATCCTCAGCCACCCCATCAAGAACACAAACGATGCCAACTCGTGCCAGATCATCATTCCACAGAACCAGGTCAACCGGAAATCAG ATATCTACGTGTGCATGATCTCCTCTGCCCACAACGTGGCGGCGCAGGGCAAGTACATCGCCATCGCCAGCACCACCGTGGAGACCGCGGACCCCGAGAAGGAGATCAAGCCAGCCCTGGACCTCCTGGAGCCCATTGAGCAGAA GTTTGTGAGCATCAGTGACCTGTTTGCACCGACCGACCCGGGAACCGAGAGCCAG atcttcatctcgCGCACCTACGACGCCACCACCCACTTTGAGACGACGTGTGACGACATCAAAGATATTTATAAGAGGATGATGGGATCAGAGTTCGACTTCGAGGAGATGAAACGCAAGAAGAACGACATCTAcggggaggaggagcagcagtaa